A window from Bufo bufo chromosome 1, aBufBuf1.1, whole genome shotgun sequence encodes these proteins:
- the MASP2 gene encoding mannan-binding lectin serine protease 2 isoform X2, with product MRFWHLLVIFTILYSDGYCIELTGLFGRISSPAFPKPYPNDQTMTWDIKVPVGHRVKIYFTYFNLELSYLCEYDYVELKSKGTVVAHFCGTESTDTEKAPENGSFYSLDNTMAVTFRSDFSNEKEFNGFEAFYVAEDIDECEKQDEDTEVCDHFCHNHIGGHYCSCRPGFKLHTDKKTCIEQ from the exons ATGAG attctggcacCTTCTAGTAATCTTCACCATACTGTATTCTGATGGATACTGCATTGAATTAACTGGGCTGTTTGGAAGGATCTCTTCTCCTGCGTTCCCGAAACCTTACCCTAATGACCAGACTATGACTTGGGATATTAAAGTTCCTGTAGGACATCGGGTCAAGATTTATTTCACCTACTTCAACCTGGAGTTATCATATTTATGTGAATATGATTATGTTGAG CTTAAATCTAAAGGGACAGTGGTGGCTCATTTCTGTGGAACGGAGTCTACAGATACTGAGAAAGCCCCAGAAAATGGCTCCTTCTACTCCCTGGATAACACAATGGCTGTGACTTTCAGAAGTGACTTCTCCAATGAGAAAGAGTTTAATGGCTTTGAGGCTTTCTACGTGGCTGAAG ATATTGATGAGTGTGAAAAACAAGATGAAGACACAGAGGTATGTGACCACTTCTGCCACAATCACATTGGAGGACATTATTGCAGTTGCCGACCTGGCTTcaaattgcacacagacaaaaAAACCTGCATTG